Sequence from the Hemibagrus wyckioides isolate EC202008001 linkage group LG28, SWU_Hwy_1.0, whole genome shotgun sequence genome:
TGTGACATGGAAATTAAGACATGGGACATACAAATCTTGGAGGGTAAACATCATCTACACTGATAGAGAAAATTGTataaattaatttctttctACTCTCAGGTAAGCCACGTGCCATAAGACACAAAACATCAGAGATCTTTATTCCACTTTTCTGGCCTTGGGAATCATTAGAAGATTACACTCTGATTCACTTGAGTACATAATCCTGAACACAGCAACACTGCGCTTTCCTGAATTCAGTCCAGAacttattaatgtttataagaTTTATTTGGGTCCTTAGTTCTGAGTAAAATTACAGTCATGCTTATTAAGCAAATACTCAAAGTCTggcttactttatttattttaatgaaattatttttacgGGGCTCGGGAGCATAAAGGACACAATACAAGAATATTTTCTAGAAAGCTGTTTATGTATTCAAGTCCACAGTCACTCATAACAAATACAATACATGCACACATGAAAATGTCTCTTAATAACTTACACACAAACCAGACGCATTAGTTTCACCACAAACAGAGTCTGGGTCAAAATACACATAGATATCAAATCTTATTCCTGTGAAAGCACAAGCATGCTCTTCTGTTTATCGAATATTCCGTCCTCCGAACCTGTCCTGAGTAATTACAGACCAGAGGACATTTAGatatcttaaaaatgtaaaactgtttATATCATATGAAGTCTGTGCTCCCTGATAGCGCAAGTCCAGGGCTCTGGGTGCAAAACAGACCTTGAGAACTGCATTTCTTAAAAGTGCAGACCCTTAATACAGGCACATATTAACCATTTTGCAATGTTCCAACCtgatgcattattaaaaatggcCGCGTGTGGAGTGAACatgatttctttctctcagaacGTTCTATCTAAGAGCTAATATGTGGACCTGGTAGATCTCCTCAGGGAAGTTCTGTTGCTGTTCCTCATGGATGATGCTGAGTCCAGCTCTGGCCACTATGCGGCGCAGTAAGGGCAGATCTCTGCACACACTGCTGTCCACCTCGTCAGGGACGACACCTTCGTATGCAACGTTATCCTTGATCACGATCAAGCCATCGGGATGCAGGGCACTGCGGCATCGCCTGAGGAACTCCACCAGGTGATCGTCAGTCAGGTGACCTGAACAGATCATAATTTAAGGTCAGCATAAGGAACCACACGTTTTAAGTCTTACTACAGCTGGACTCTGACGTACCGATGACCCACTGGATCCAGATGACGTCGTAGCGATCTGGCTGAGGTTGGAAATCCTGCAGGCCACAGCAGAAGTAGTTCTCCACTCGCTTGCCCTCTTCACCTAGGTAAGAGCGTGCTTTGTCCAGGAACTCCTGCGTCACATCTACCAAGTCCACGGTACGGAAGAGTGGCAAGAGAAGGCGCTTGGTGATGCGGCCAATTCCTGCGCCACAGTCCAGAGCACAGCCTGGTCTCGTCTTACCTTTGCCCTCCTATAGACAGGAGACATGTAGTGAGAAAAACCAAATGATAGTCAATCTGGTTCAACCGAATAATCATTAATGTAAACTAGGCAAATGAAAGCTCCAGAGTCACTCTGAATAGTAATTACCAGAGTTCCGTGTACATGTAAAATCACATGGCAATAAAAGTGATTCTGAACAATTACTTTATGGAGTGCTAAATATTGAAACGTCTCTGTTTTACTAGCAGCTAGATACTGAATGTTTGATATTTATTACTGACTACAGTATGAAGGTGTAATTCTACTTTTGGCACTTCATTCAATTTGGCCATATTGTTGCATTATTAcattcacttacacacattacTTTGACTCAGCTACACTACTCCAGTGCTAGCTAGCATTCTCAGTTAATTCTCACTACTGAAGTAAATGCGTGGACtgtttcagtgtttgtgtggcaCGAGGCTGAGCACTGTAATATGAATAATGAAGGTGGACGACCCCCAGTGGCCTGCACTTTGTAGCTGGTGCAGAGGAGCCAGTCGTCCAAA
This genomic interval carries:
- the ntmt1 gene encoding N-terminal Xaa-Pro-Lys N-methyltransferase 1; translation: MSAGSHGKRHSERMEDHVVEDETSFYVKAEQYWKDIPPTVDGMLGGYGSISSVDINGSKKFLQKFLGEGKGKTRPGCALDCGAGIGRITKRLLLPLFRTVDLVDVTQEFLDKARSYLGEEGKRVENYFCCGLQDFQPQPDRYDVIWIQWVIGHLTDDHLVEFLRRCRSALHPDGLIVIKDNVAYEGVVPDEVDSSVCRDLPLLRRIVARAGLSIIHEEQQQNFPEEIYQVHILALR